One window from the genome of [Mycobacterium] stephanolepidis encodes:
- a CDS encoding succinate dehydrogenase iron-sulfur subunit produces the protein MTAVIEKAEAGDPPLPPVPEGAVMVELKIQRFNPEDPDAAGWQSFRVPCLPTDRLLNLLLYVKGYLDGTLTFRRSCAHGVCGSDAMRINGVNRLACKVLMRDLLPKKPKKMLTITIEPIRGLPVEKDLVVNMEPFFDAFRAVKPYMITSGNQPTREHIQSQTDRARFDDTTKCILCACCTTSCPVFWSDGSYFGPAAIVNAHRFIFDSRDEAAAERLDILNDVDGVWRCRTTFNCTDACPRGIEVTKAIQEVKRALMFAR, from the coding sequence ATGACTGCGGTTATCGAGAAAGCCGAAGCCGGCGACCCGCCGCTGCCGCCGGTCCCCGAGGGCGCGGTCATGGTGGAGCTCAAGATTCAGCGCTTCAACCCCGAGGATCCGGACGCCGCCGGATGGCAGAGCTTCCGCGTGCCGTGCCTACCGACGGACCGGCTGCTGAACCTGCTGCTGTACGTGAAGGGCTACCTGGACGGCACGCTGACCTTCCGCCGCTCCTGCGCGCACGGCGTGTGTGGTTCGGATGCCATGCGCATCAACGGCGTCAACCGGCTGGCCTGCAAGGTGCTGATGCGGGACCTGCTGCCCAAGAAGCCCAAGAAGATGCTCACCATCACCATCGAGCCGATCCGCGGTCTGCCTGTGGAAAAGGACCTGGTGGTCAACATGGAGCCCTTCTTCGACGCATTCCGCGCCGTGAAGCCGTACATGATCACCAGCGGCAACCAGCCGACGCGTGAGCACATCCAGAGCCAGACCGACCGCGCGCGCTTCGACGACACCACCAAGTGCATCCTGTGCGCCTGCTGCACCACCAGCTGCCCGGTGTTCTGGAGCGATGGAAGCTACTTCGGTCCCGCGGCGATCGTGAACGCGCACCGGTTCATCTTCGACAGCCGCGACGAGGCCGCAGCCGAGCGCCTGGACATCCTCAACGACGTGGACGGGGTGTGGCGCTGCCGCACCACGTTCAACTGCACCGACGCCTGCCCGCGCGGTATCGAGGTCACCAAGGCGATCCAGGAGGTCAAGCGCGCACTGATGTTCGCGCGCTAG
- a CDS encoding carboxymuconolactone decarboxylase family protein — MTAQSRKTTRINPVPPQHASLLTRIMYRVAKRRYGQVPEPFTVLAHHRKLMVAAAMHEQMLGSASKVLPPSVRELAVFWTARTVGCSWCVDFGSMLQRLDGLDVERLKAIDDYATSALYTDDERAAIAYADAMTGNPHDITDEQVEDLRRRFGDAGVIELTYQIGVENMRARTYAALGITEQGFNSGDACRVPWATPHDSPDA, encoded by the coding sequence ATGACTGCACAATCACGCAAAACAACCCGTATCAATCCCGTCCCCCCGCAACATGCCTCCTTGCTCACCCGCATCATGTATCGGGTCGCCAAGCGGCGATACGGCCAAGTGCCCGAGCCATTTACGGTGCTCGCCCACCACCGCAAGCTGATGGTGGCGGCCGCGATGCACGAGCAGATGCTGGGCAGCGCGTCCAAGGTCTTACCTCCCAGCGTGCGAGAACTCGCGGTGTTCTGGACCGCCCGCACGGTGGGTTGCTCATGGTGCGTCGACTTCGGCTCCATGCTGCAGCGGCTCGACGGCCTGGACGTCGAGCGCCTCAAGGCCATCGACGACTATGCGACCTCCGCGTTGTACACCGATGACGAGCGCGCCGCGATCGCCTATGCCGATGCGATGACCGGCAATCCGCATGACATCACCGACGAGCAGGTCGAGGATTTACGTCGACGGTTCGGCGATGCCGGGGTGATCGAGCTGACCTACCAGATCGGCGTTGAGAACATGCGCGCCCGGACGTACGCCGCCCTCGGAATCACCGAGCAGGGCTTCAATTCCGGTGATGCATGCCGGGTTCCGTGGGCCACCCCCCACGACTCCCCGGACGCCTAG
- a CDS encoding succinate dehydrogenase hydrophobic membrane anchor subunit codes for MTTPQTGPNASARANGRLAPVMERNYDRPAALDNPRAPRRASGMPNFEKYAWIFMRLSGIVLIFLALGHLFIMLMWDNGVYRLDFNFVAQRWASPFWQTWDLTMLWLAQLHGGNGMRTIIADYTRKDSTRFWLNCLLALSIIFTVVLGTYVLLTFNPNIG; via the coding sequence CGAACGCGAGCGCGCGCGCCAATGGCCGCCTCGCTCCCGTGATGGAGCGCAACTACGACCGCCCTGCCGCACTGGACAATCCACGCGCACCCCGGCGGGCATCGGGCATGCCCAACTTCGAGAAGTACGCGTGGATCTTCATGCGTCTGTCGGGCATCGTCCTGATCTTCTTGGCACTGGGCCACCTGTTCATCATGCTGATGTGGGACAACGGCGTGTACCGCCTCGACTTCAACTTCGTGGCGCAACGCTGGGCGAGCCCGTTCTGGCAGACCTGGGACCTGACGATGCTGTGGCTGGCTCAGCTGCACGGCGGCAATGGCATGCGCACGATCATCGCCGACTACACCCGCAAGGATTCGACCCGGTTCTGGCTCAATTGCCTGCTGGCACTGTCGATCATCTTTACGGTTGTGCTCGGCACGTACGTCCTGCTGACCTTCAACCCGAACATCGGTTAG
- the sdhA gene encoding succinate dehydrogenase flavoprotein subunit, translating to MIQEHRYDVVIVGAGGAGMRAAVEAGPRVRTAVLTKLYPTRSHTGAAQGGMCAALANVEEDNWEWHTFDTVKGGDYLADQDAVEIMCKEAIDAVLDLEKMGMPFNRTPQGRIDQRRFGGHTRDHGKAPVRRACYAADRTGHMILQTLYQNCVKHDVEFFNEFYALDVVLTETPNGPVATGVVAYELATGDIHVFHAKAIVFATGGSGRMYKTTSNAHTLTGDGLGIVFRKGLPLEDMEFHQFHPTGLAGLGILISEAVRGEGGRLLNADGERFMERYAPTIVDLAPRDIVARSMVLEVLEGRGAGPNKDYVYIDVRHLGADVLEAKLPDITEFARTYLGVDPVTELVPVYPTCHYVMGGIPTNIKGQVLRDNDNVVPGLYAAGECACVSVHGANRLGTNSLLDINVFGRRAGIAAAEYADAHDFVELPENPATMVTKWVADVLSEHGDERVADIRTELQQSMDNNAAVFRTEETLKQALQDIHRLKERYSRITVHDKGKRYNSDLLEAIELGFLLELAEVTVVGALNRKESRGGHAREDYPNRDDTNYMRHTMAYKQGAELLSDIRLDYKPVVQTRYEPMERKY from the coding sequence ATGATTCAGGAACATCGGTACGACGTCGTCATCGTCGGCGCGGGTGGCGCGGGTATGCGCGCCGCAGTGGAAGCCGGACCTCGCGTTCGTACTGCGGTACTGACCAAGCTGTACCCGACACGCAGTCACACCGGCGCCGCCCAGGGCGGCATGTGCGCCGCGCTGGCCAACGTCGAGGAAGACAACTGGGAGTGGCACACCTTCGACACCGTCAAGGGCGGCGACTATCTCGCCGACCAGGACGCCGTGGAGATCATGTGCAAGGAGGCCATCGACGCCGTCCTCGACCTCGAAAAGATGGGTATGCCGTTCAACCGGACACCCCAGGGTCGAATCGACCAGCGCCGCTTCGGTGGTCACACTCGCGACCACGGTAAGGCGCCGGTGCGCCGCGCCTGCTACGCCGCGGACCGCACCGGGCACATGATCCTGCAGACGCTGTACCAAAACTGCGTCAAGCACGACGTCGAGTTCTTCAACGAGTTCTACGCACTGGATGTCGTACTCACCGAGACGCCCAACGGCCCGGTGGCGACCGGTGTGGTCGCCTACGAGCTCGCGACCGGCGATATCCATGTGTTCCACGCCAAGGCAATCGTTTTCGCCACCGGCGGTTCGGGCCGCATGTACAAGACCACCTCCAACGCGCACACCCTGACCGGCGACGGCCTGGGCATCGTGTTCCGCAAGGGACTTCCGTTGGAGGACATGGAGTTCCACCAGTTCCACCCGACGGGCCTAGCCGGTCTGGGCATCCTGATCTCCGAAGCCGTACGCGGTGAGGGCGGTCGTCTGCTCAACGCCGACGGCGAGCGGTTCATGGAGCGCTACGCCCCCACCATCGTCGACCTGGCACCGCGCGACATCGTCGCGCGCTCAATGGTTCTCGAGGTGCTGGAGGGCCGCGGCGCCGGACCGAACAAGGACTACGTCTACATCGACGTGCGTCACCTCGGCGCCGACGTGCTGGAAGCCAAGCTGCCGGATATCACCGAATTCGCCCGTACCTACCTGGGTGTCGATCCGGTCACCGAACTGGTTCCGGTGTACCCCACCTGCCACTACGTGATGGGCGGTATCCCGACCAACATCAAGGGACAGGTACTGCGCGACAACGACAACGTGGTTCCCGGTCTGTACGCCGCAGGCGAGTGCGCCTGCGTCTCGGTGCACGGCGCCAACCGGCTGGGCACCAACTCGCTGCTGGACATCAACGTGTTCGGCCGCCGGGCGGGTATCGCCGCCGCCGAGTACGCCGACGCTCACGACTTCGTCGAACTACCGGAGAACCCGGCCACGATGGTCACCAAGTGGGTGGCTGACGTGCTTTCCGAGCACGGCGACGAGCGGGTGGCCGATATCCGCACCGAGCTACAGCAGTCGATGGACAACAACGCCGCGGTGTTCCGCACCGAAGAGACGCTCAAGCAGGCGCTACAGGACATCCACCGGCTCAAGGAGCGGTACAGCCGAATCACTGTGCACGACAAGGGCAAGCGCTACAACAGCGACCTGCTCGAGGCCATCGAGCTGGGTTTCCTGCTCGAACTCGCCGAGGTGACCGTGGTCGGTGCGCTCAACCGCAAGGAATCCCGCGGCGGACACGCCCGCGAGGACTACCCGAACCGGGACGACACCAACTACATGCGACACACCATGGCGTACAAGCAGGGTGCCGAGCTGCTGTCCGATATCCGGCTGGACTACAAGCCCGTCGTCCAGACCCGGTACGAGCCGATGGAACGGAAGTACTGA